The proteins below are encoded in one region of Coffea arabica cultivar ET-39 chromosome 4c, Coffea Arabica ET-39 HiFi, whole genome shotgun sequence:
- the LOC140005233 gene encoding uncharacterized protein has protein sequence MGRWARRLVNIMVVALWPSPIYVLLSIQKPSGQIDLLSEFLVQKKWKCLLASSIPMRVLLQTLHLVNLSSALLREVIASVNRSFKCYIWCTRSRSNSWC, from the exons ATGGGTCGTTGGGCTAGGAGATTAGTTAATATTATGGTTGTAGCCCTTTGGCCTTCACCTATTTACGTCCTTCTATCTATACAG AAACCCAGTGGACAGATTGACCTGTTATCAGAGTTTCTG GtgcaaaaaaaatggaaatgtCTTTTAGCATCCAGCATCCCGATGAGA GTACTTCTTCAAACACTGCATTTGGTAAACCTCTCTTCTGCACTCCTTCGAGAAGTAATAGCTAGTGTTAACAG GTCCTTCAAATGCTACATTTGGTGCACTCGTTCAAGAAGTAATAGCTGGTGTTAA